One Triticum dicoccoides isolate Atlit2015 ecotype Zavitan chromosome 4B, WEW_v2.0, whole genome shotgun sequence genomic window carries:
- the LOC119293381 gene encoding dof zinc finger protein DOF3.1-like — MEAPLHQLAPMQQALLAHPQNCKHDAAATMAATDMACLQQQQQLLQLQPAAANPNTPSAAAREQCPRCASHDTKFCYYNNYNTSQPRHFCRACRRYWTLGGSLRNVPIGGSTRKRLRPAPQQAMRRPPVHFGAPPPPMPAQSHSQQAPQGGLLSSLFALGGAPLFEGRVGFDLGLGLPGLSQVGLGGSAGEFGLHSLGLRGGHAGTSAPMLWPTAFLDNGNVDTWKVSGGGAAAMWAPEFSSAPTVAQVGGNGMFHGGAQIMGQL; from the coding sequence ATGGAAGCTCCTCTGCACCAGCTGGCCCCCATGCAGCAAGCACTGCTCGCCCATCCCCAGAACTGCAAGCACGACGCCGCGGCGACGATGGCCGCGACGGACATGGCCtgcctccagcagcagcagcagctgttgCAGCTGCAGCCGGCGGCGGCGAACCCGAACACGCCCTCGGCCGCGGCGCGGGAGCAGTGCCCGCGGTGCGCGTCGCACGACACCAAGTTCTGCTACTACAACAACTACAACACGTCGCAGCCGCGCCACTTCTGCCGTGCCTGCCGCCGCTACTGGACGCTCGGGGGCTCCCTCCGCAACGTCCCCATCGGGGGCTCCACCCGCAAGCGCCTGCGCCCGGCGCCGCAGCAGGCGATGCGCCGCCCGCCCGTCCACTTCGGCGCGCCTCCGCCACCGATGCCGGCGCAGTCGCACTCCCAGCAGGCTCCGCAAGGCGGACTTCTCAGCTCGCTGTTCGCGCTAGGCGGGGCGCCGCTGTTCGAGGGCCGCGTCGGGTTCGACCTCGGCCTCGGCCTGCCCGGGCTGAGCCAGGTGGGGCTCGGCGGCAGCGCCGGGGAGTTCGGCCTGCACTCCCTCGGGCTCCGGGGCGGCCATGCAGGGACGTCGGCGCCGATGCTCTGGCCAACTGCGTTCTTGGACAACGGCAATGTGGACACGTGGAAGGtgtccggcggcggggcggctgcCATGTGGGCGCCGGAGTTCTCTTCTGCGCCAACGGTAGCACAGGTCGGCGGCAATGGCATGTTTCATGGCGGGGCCCAGATAATGGGACAACTGTGA